A DNA window from Maribellus comscasis contains the following coding sequences:
- a CDS encoding FecR family protein → MNSEKDSNISIINKYLKGESSPEELQNAFKLFESPYKNLNLRKVIFEWWNNEKNLESQSGPDNLSEILDKIHHQINLGQVQPKKKSQKIIIKYSGIAAILVFGFLAGFFVRQMKKEQPVYYTSVAPVGSVSQVILPDSSMVYLNSGSKITYSISGKFGNRVVFLDGEGWFDVTKNAKKPFVVFTPSYKIKVLGTKFNVKGYKTESKVITTLEEGKIQIAPSLNPNFKTTTVLEPGEQFIFDCEQNIFETKHVNTKLFSSWKDNKLIFINMNLKELIILLERKFGVDIVVADNIVLDYHYDGTIKNETILEVLELLQETLPINYKIEGQQVIIQKR, encoded by the coding sequence ATGAACTCAGAGAAAGACAGTAACATATCAATTATCAATAAATATTTAAAGGGAGAGAGCTCGCCGGAAGAATTGCAAAATGCATTTAAACTATTTGAATCACCTTATAAAAATTTAAATCTGAGAAAAGTAATTTTTGAATGGTGGAACAATGAAAAAAACTTAGAATCTCAATCAGGACCGGATAATCTTTCTGAAATTTTAGACAAAATACACCATCAAATAAATTTAGGGCAAGTTCAACCCAAAAAGAAAAGTCAAAAAATAATAATAAAATATTCCGGAATCGCAGCCATCCTTGTTTTTGGTTTTCTGGCAGGTTTTTTTGTGCGCCAAATGAAAAAAGAGCAGCCGGTATATTACACCAGCGTCGCTCCGGTCGGATCGGTTTCTCAGGTTATCCTCCCCGATAGTTCAATGGTTTATTTAAACTCCGGATCAAAAATAACCTACTCCATCTCGGGGAAATTTGGGAACAGGGTGGTTTTTCTCGATGGTGAAGGCTGGTTTGATGTTACCAAAAACGCGAAAAAACCATTTGTAGTTTTCACTCCTTCATACAAAATAAAAGTACTGGGTACAAAATTTAATGTAAAGGGATACAAAACAGAATCAAAAGTTATAACAACCCTCGAAGAAGGAAAAATACAAATTGCACCTTCTTTAAATCCAAATTTCAAAACGACCACAGTTCTGGAGCCGGGAGAACAGTTTATTTTTGACTGTGAACAAAACATCTTTGAAACAAAACACGTAAACACTAAGCTTTTCAGTTCATGGAAGGATAACAAATTGATTTTTATAAACATGAACCTGAAGGAGCTGATCATATTGCTGGAAAGAAAATTTGGCGTCGACATTGTTGTTGCCGACAATATTGTTCTCGATTACCATTACGACGGAACGATTAAGAACGAAACCATTTTAGAGGTACTTGAATTACTACAGGAAACATTACCAATAAACTATAAAATTGAAGGTCAACAAGTTATTATTCAAAAAAGATAA
- a CDS encoding TonB-dependent receptor: MKKNELDRFPYFRGKHKLLLTMKLTLILLLACFMQLSASVYSQSTKISLEIKNKRVEDVLREIEETTDFRFFYQREQVDVEQTVTLNAQDQNVETILTQLFSGQDVTFEIRQDNLILLKKALNGNAEYNLDSEQQKTIYGRVTDDTGATLPGVTVVVKGTTQGTVTNEDGEYTLNNVPDDAILLFSFVGMRAQEIPVGDQTNVNVTLERETIGLEEVVAVGYGVQKKVNMTGSVSMITFDEEVENRPITNASQALSGKTPGIWVSQNSGKPGSDGAQIRVRGWGTLNNSNPLVIIDGIEGDFDQLNPNDIESVSILKDAASAAIYGSKAANGVILVTTKTGNAGERMQVNLSSYYGIQTLGRSYDLITSSAESMRMTNTALENEGGSPLFPESMISAFENGTDKYKYPSTDWFDVVFDSAPIQEHNLSIKGGTEKSSSFLSFNYMNQDGMVPNTNTERYGIRANLDSKVNDWFTVDARISYSHQVAVEPYNDIVYGSMGRFFDMLNGVTPYTAPYTRDGEFGAVEAITDDGNILFDNRNPLIDANNGKKTAEENFLSINASANVKLFDFLNWKTTVASTGNWNMTDNYNETIIGYTDSGIPMMTKNYNREGIEISRSQVSSLVNNVFSTLNFNKTVAKIHDFSAIAGLQVEDRQIKNVYARRSEPPKEGLTQVDAGTSGIQGEGNLVGLRMFSYFGRFNYALSSKYLFEANIRADASSRFKKGKRWGVFPGFSVGWRAIDESFMKNQDIFSNLKMRASWGQLGNQNISGYWPYLTIITQNNDLSYSYAGSFAPGAAVTSLIDEDITWETTTTLDIGFDAGFLNNRITVEADYFQKKTTDIIVQLPIPDIMGDITPPYENVGEMVNNGFEFTINYDNQSIDRDRFGYNIGLNATFIENEVTKFRGGDSPDQLYLIREGYSYRSLYGYKAVGIYQSDDEAEQHMSNNSYKPIAGNLKFEDVNNDGKLGFEDKQDIGNTIPKVTYGLTTSFKYKGFDLNLLFQGLLGVHSYNNNALTTLNYENRTISTRWRDAWSPENTDTDVPILYFNNSWDNLESSYWVKEISFLKLKNVQLGYAVPNELTTRIGLQKIYFYINAQNVFVLVDEKFEGYDPEKSAFSHGTNQYPVPRIISLGLNLNF, encoded by the coding sequence ATGAAAAAAAATGAATTGGATCGTTTCCCTTATTTTAGGGGGAAACACAAGCTATTGCTAACTATGAAACTAACTTTAATATTACTTCTGGCTTGTTTTATGCAACTGTCCGCATCCGTGTATTCTCAGAGTACCAAAATATCGCTGGAAATAAAAAATAAACGGGTAGAAGATGTACTTCGTGAAATAGAAGAAACCACCGACTTTCGGTTTTTCTACCAGAGAGAACAGGTTGACGTTGAACAAACTGTTACATTAAACGCACAAGATCAGAATGTAGAAACAATTCTCACTCAGCTCTTTAGCGGACAAGATGTTACTTTCGAAATAAGACAAGACAATCTTATTTTATTGAAAAAAGCTTTAAATGGCAACGCAGAGTATAATCTTGATAGTGAACAACAAAAAACAATTTACGGTCGGGTGACCGATGATACAGGTGCTACTCTGCCTGGTGTAACTGTTGTTGTTAAGGGCACTACGCAGGGAACAGTAACCAATGAGGATGGTGAATACACATTAAACAATGTACCTGACGATGCCATTTTACTTTTCTCTTTTGTTGGTATGAGAGCACAGGAGATTCCTGTTGGTGACCAAACAAATGTTAATGTCACCCTCGAAAGGGAAACCATTGGTCTGGAGGAAGTTGTGGCTGTTGGTTACGGTGTTCAAAAGAAAGTTAACATGACCGGCTCTGTTTCAATGATAACTTTTGATGAAGAAGTGGAAAACAGGCCGATTACGAATGCTTCTCAGGCACTTAGTGGCAAAACTCCGGGGATTTGGGTGAGTCAAAACTCAGGGAAACCGGGAAGTGATGGAGCGCAAATCCGTGTTCGGGGATGGGGAACCTTGAACAATTCGAACCCATTGGTAATAATTGATGGAATAGAAGGCGATTTTGATCAATTAAATCCAAACGATATTGAAAGTGTATCCATATTAAAAGATGCAGCCAGTGCCGCAATTTATGGTTCAAAAGCCGCAAATGGTGTAATTCTGGTTACAACAAAAACGGGTAATGCCGGCGAACGAATGCAAGTAAATTTATCTTCCTATTATGGAATTCAAACATTAGGAAGAAGCTACGACCTCATTACCAGTAGTGCCGAAAGCATGAGAATGACAAACACCGCCCTGGAGAATGAAGGCGGAAGCCCCTTGTTTCCTGAAAGTATGATTTCAGCATTTGAAAACGGAACGGATAAGTACAAATATCCGAGTACCGATTGGTTTGATGTAGTATTCGATAGTGCTCCAATTCAGGAACACAATTTGTCCATAAAAGGAGGAACAGAAAAAAGTTCTTCATTCCTTTCATTTAATTATATGAATCAGGATGGAATGGTTCCAAATACAAATACAGAAAGATATGGGATCAGAGCCAACCTTGATTCAAAAGTAAACGACTGGTTTACTGTAGATGCCCGAATAAGTTACAGCCATCAGGTAGCGGTAGAACCATATAACGATATTGTTTATGGATCGATGGGTCGTTTTTTTGATATGCTGAATGGTGTTACGCCATATACCGCACCCTATACACGGGATGGGGAATTTGGAGCAGTTGAAGCCATAACAGATGATGGAAACATTCTTTTTGACAACAGAAATCCTTTAATTGATGCAAATAATGGAAAGAAAACCGCGGAAGAGAATTTTTTAAGTATCAATGCTTCTGCAAATGTTAAGCTTTTCGATTTTTTAAATTGGAAAACAACCGTTGCATCTACAGGAAACTGGAATATGACTGATAATTATAATGAAACCATTATAGGATATACTGACTCAGGAATTCCGATGATGACTAAAAACTACAACAGAGAAGGAATTGAAATTTCCCGCAGCCAGGTATCGTCACTCGTAAACAATGTATTTTCAACATTGAATTTTAACAAAACAGTTGCGAAGATTCATGATTTCTCCGCAATTGCCGGATTACAAGTGGAAGATCGGCAAATTAAAAACGTGTATGCAAGAAGATCGGAACCACCAAAAGAGGGATTAACCCAGGTAGATGCCGGTACATCTGGAATTCAGGGCGAAGGTAATTTGGTCGGACTGAGAATGTTCTCGTATTTCGGACGTTTTAATTATGCACTTTCCAGCAAATATTTATTTGAAGCTAATATAAGAGCAGATGCTTCATCCCGGTTCAAGAAAGGAAAAAGATGGGGAGTTTTCCCTGGATTCTCGGTAGGTTGGAGAGCTATTGACGAATCGTTTATGAAAAACCAGGATATTTTTTCGAATTTAAAAATGAGAGCATCCTGGGGGCAACTGGGAAATCAAAATATTTCAGGCTATTGGCCCTATTTAACAATCATTACTCAAAATAACGATTTAAGTTATAGTTACGCCGGTAGCTTTGCCCCGGGAGCAGCTGTAACCTCATTAATAGATGAAGATATTACCTGGGAAACAACTACCACACTTGACATTGGTTTTGACGCGGGATTCCTGAATAACAGAATAACTGTTGAGGCTGATTATTTCCAAAAGAAAACAACAGATATTATCGTACAATTACCAATCCCGGATATAATGGGTGATATAACACCTCCTTATGAAAATGTGGGTGAAATGGTCAACAACGGTTTTGAATTTACAATTAACTATGACAATCAGTCCATAGACCGCGACCGCTTTGGATACAATATTGGGTTAAATGCAACTTTTATCGAAAATGAAGTTACCAAATTTCGGGGCGGTGATTCTCCGGATCAATTGTATCTAATCAGAGAAGGATATTCATACCGCTCACTTTACGGATATAAAGCGGTTGGCATCTATCAGTCGGATGATGAAGCGGAACAACACATGAGTAACAACAGTTATAAACCCATTGCCGGAAACCTCAAATTCGAAGATGTAAATAACGATGGGAAACTGGGATTTGAAGACAAACAGGATATCGGAAATACCATCCCTAAAGTTACTTATGGTTTAACTACCTCTTTTAAATATAAAGGATTTGATTTAAATCTGTTATTCCAGGGACTTTTGGGAGTACATTCTTATAATAATAATGCTTTAACCACTTTGAATTATGAAAACAGAACAATTTCAACAAGGTGGAGAGATGCGTGGTCGCCGGAGAATACAGATACTGATGTTCCAATTTTATACTTTAATAACTCATGGGATAATCTGGAATCTTCTTATTGGGTTAAAGAAATAAGTTTTTTAAAACTTAAAAATGTACAACTGGGTTATGCAGTGCCAAATGAACTTACTACACGAATTGGATTGCAAAAAATTTATTTTTACATAAATGCGCAAAACGTTTTTGTACTTGTAGATGAAAAATTTGAAGGCTATGATCCTGAGAAGAGCGCGTTTTCACATGGTACAAATCAATATCCGGTTCCAAGGATAATATCTTTAGGTTTAAATCTTAATTTCTAA
- a CDS encoding RagB/SusD family nutrient uptake outer membrane protein: MKLKNIITYSLLSLLILTSGGCVEKFLDFFPEDKITSANFPVNEDDMDLLLNGLYGQVCENTLYNEGFFAFGVLDGATPNGWNWGNLSITKIGNGQLSATDEQIVSFRWTRGYAIIFRANYLIKALEDVELDASVKSMYEAEARFLRGVAYATLVESYGGVPIVLDAISTEDARTISRNTAEETWNQAISDYDFAIANLDVDAPQVGRATKGAAMAMKMRALLYQNKFSEVITLADQIMALGKYSLFPSYEGIFQLENENNEEVIFDIQYMRGENSQGTRLDQFTGTGTGSWTRGTRYTPTEDLVNAYERIDGTPGKYFESEIDLDNPYEGWDPRLAATCVVPGSYYLGYRFPNYLYPGGAYNHPGNRIKHLSTRKYREDNEADLAPTDQSDLNNIVIRYADVILSKAEALIESGGNVDEAIALINRIRTERDDVKMTPVATGLSREEARAKLRHERRIEFALEGLYWMDIKRWHKMDGFLDGVYPIEIRDHTGGLVETKFPDGYIEHFNLLPIPNSELSLNENLEQNPGW; this comes from the coding sequence ATGAAACTAAAAAATATTATAACTTATAGTTTACTATCATTACTGATTTTAACTTCCGGCGGATGTGTCGAAAAGTTTCTGGATTTCTTTCCGGAAGATAAAATCACTTCGGCTAATTTTCCGGTAAATGAGGACGATATGGATTTACTCCTCAACGGGCTTTACGGGCAAGTTTGCGAAAACACACTGTATAACGAAGGATTCTTTGCCTTTGGTGTGTTGGACGGGGCGACACCAAACGGATGGAACTGGGGAAATTTATCCATCACCAAAATTGGAAACGGTCAACTTTCTGCAACCGACGAACAAATTGTAAGTTTCCGTTGGACAAGAGGGTATGCAATTATTTTCAGGGCGAATTATTTAATTAAAGCGCTGGAAGATGTTGAACTGGATGCAAGTGTCAAGTCAATGTATGAAGCAGAAGCCAGATTTCTGAGAGGAGTAGCTTATGCAACACTTGTAGAATCATACGGAGGAGTCCCTATTGTTTTAGACGCAATTTCAACAGAAGATGCACGAACAATTAGCAGAAATACGGCGGAAGAAACCTGGAACCAGGCAATTTCAGACTATGACTTTGCAATTGCCAACCTCGACGTTGATGCACCACAAGTTGGCAGAGCAACCAAGGGCGCAGCAATGGCAATGAAAATGAGAGCACTTTTGTATCAAAACAAATTTAGCGAAGTTATAACCCTTGCAGACCAAATTATGGCGCTCGGAAAATATTCGTTATTTCCAAGCTACGAAGGTATATTTCAGTTGGAAAACGAAAACAACGAAGAGGTGATTTTTGATATTCAATATATGAGGGGTGAGAATTCTCAGGGAACGCGACTCGACCAGTTTACCGGAACGGGAACAGGAAGTTGGACAAGGGGAACAAGGTACACACCAACTGAAGATTTGGTAAATGCCTACGAAAGAATTGATGGCACACCCGGTAAATATTTTGAATCGGAAATTGATTTGGATAATCCATATGAAGGCTGGGATCCAAGGCTTGCAGCTACTTGTGTAGTTCCGGGTTCGTATTATCTTGGTTACCGCTTTCCAAATTATCTCTATCCGGGGGGAGCATATAACCATCCGGGAAACAGGATAAAACACCTCAGCACCCGCAAATACAGGGAAGATAATGAAGCAGATTTGGCTCCTACCGATCAATCAGATTTAAATAACATCGTTATCCGGTATGCCGATGTTATCCTATCGAAAGCCGAAGCGCTCATTGAATCCGGAGGTAATGTAGATGAAGCAATTGCCTTAATTAACAGAATCAGGACAGAGCGGGATGATGTTAAAATGACACCGGTAGCCACAGGTTTATCCCGGGAAGAAGCCCGGGCAAAATTAAGACACGAAAGAAGAATTGAATTTGCGCTGGAAGGTCTGTATTGGATGGATATTAAACGATGGCATAAAATGGACGGATTTCTGGATGGAGTTTATCCTATTGAAATAAGGGATCACACAGGAGGTTTGGTTGAAACAAAATTTCCGGATGGTTACATAGAACATTTTAATCTGTTGCCCATTCCAAATAGTGAACTTTCATTGAACGAAAACCTGGAGCAAAACCCAGGGTGGTAA
- a CDS encoding sulfatase-like hydrolase/transferase, with product MKKFTFLIQIFVFVCVFSVFGNRPKTPNVILILADDLGYNDLSCYRNFNSGQSETFPPTAQTPNIDKLAEQGIRFTDFYCGAAVCSPSRSALMTGRNATRVGIFNWVPENSPMHMRAREITIAELLKKKNYKTGHFGKWHLTSQGTDQPLPNDQGFDYSFYAYNNAVPSHHNPENYYRNGEPVGKLEGYACQLVVNEALQWLDKNNDNTTPFYIDVWFNEPHLKVAAPEELTKKHKYNAEYYGAIENMDIAVGRLMDYLKENNLIENTIIMFSSDNGSRWDHSNDPLRGEKCFNYEGGLREPFIVSWPPHVPKGKISQFNGSFTDILPTIASITDIPLPTDRKYDGIDISPVFFGEKDNVEREEPIFFYRYFHDPICMIRKGDWCLLGYQKLIPLAETLNESELANIRPWSFEKNHMEYLKNLVPTQFELYNLNDDVEQENNLADKYPEVVKELKKEMLRLRKEMVQEGGDWFAGN from the coding sequence ATGAAGAAATTTACTTTTTTAATCCAAATCTTTGTTTTCGTTTGTGTTTTCTCCGTTTTTGGGAATCGTCCGAAAACTCCAAATGTTATACTTATTCTGGCTGATGACCTTGGATACAACGATTTAAGCTGTTACCGAAACTTTAATTCCGGTCAGTCTGAAACATTTCCGCCCACGGCACAAACGCCAAATATTGACAAACTTGCTGAACAGGGAATACGCTTTACCGATTTTTATTGCGGAGCGGCTGTTTGCAGCCCGTCACGGTCAGCATTAATGACCGGACGAAATGCTACACGTGTGGGGATTTTCAACTGGGTTCCCGAGAATTCACCAATGCATATGAGAGCGCGGGAAATTACAATAGCCGAGCTTCTGAAAAAGAAAAATTACAAAACAGGCCACTTTGGGAAATGGCATTTAACATCTCAGGGAACCGATCAACCTTTACCCAATGATCAGGGATTTGACTACAGTTTTTATGCATACAACAATGCAGTTCCTTCACACCACAATCCGGAAAACTATTACAGAAACGGAGAACCGGTTGGAAAACTGGAGGGATATGCCTGCCAGTTGGTAGTTAACGAAGCGCTTCAGTGGCTCGATAAGAACAACGACAATACAACTCCATTTTATATTGATGTTTGGTTTAATGAACCACATTTAAAAGTAGCGGCTCCCGAAGAATTGACAAAAAAGCACAAGTACAACGCAGAATATTACGGAGCCATAGAAAATATGGATATTGCTGTTGGACGTTTAATGGATTATCTCAAAGAAAACAATCTCATCGAAAATACAATTATAATGTTCTCCTCCGATAACGGTTCCCGCTGGGATCATTCAAATGACCCCTTACGCGGAGAAAAATGTTTTAATTACGAAGGCGGTCTGCGCGAACCATTTATTGTTTCCTGGCCTCCCCATGTTCCAAAAGGGAAAATTAGTCAGTTTAACGGCAGTTTTACCGATATTTTACCTACCATTGCATCAATAACTGATATTCCGCTACCAACGGATCGAAAATATGATGGAATTGATATTTCACCTGTATTTTTTGGCGAAAAAGATAACGTGGAAAGAGAGGAGCCCATTTTCTTTTACCGTTATTTTCACGATCCGATTTGTATGATTCGAAAAGGAGACTGGTGTTTACTGGGTTATCAGAAATTAATTCCACTTGCAGAAACATTAAATGAGAGTGAACTGGCAAATATCCGTCCCTGGAGTTTTGAAAAAAATCATATGGAATATCTGAAAAACCTGGTTCCAACTCAATTCGAATTGTACAATTTAAATGACGACGTGGAGCAGGAAAATAATCTTGCAGATAAATATCCGGAAGTGGTGAAAGAGTTAAAAAAAGAAATGCTTCGGCTCAGGAAGGAAATGGTCCAGGAAGGAGGAGACTGGTTTGCCGGGAATTAA
- a CDS encoding sulfatase family protein has protein sequence MNAVFLKKIFAVLIIFVFSFQGKCADLTQGNAKPNIIVILVDDLGYGDLSVQGGEDIYTPNIDKLFKKGMHFKNFYANCTVCSPTRASLITGCYPDMVGVPGVIRTHEDNSWGYLKEDVPTLPEMLKKAGYKTAIIGKWHLGLESPNTPNERGFDFFHGFLGDMMDDYWTHLRHGNNYMRLNNQEVDPKGHATDVFSNWAIDYLKNQKENDSPFFLYLAYNAPHFPIQPPEDWFEKVKKREPQLSEKRTKNVAFVEHLDDGIGRVLNTLDELDLSENTLIIFSSDNGGHLPSGASNGSLRGGKQDMYEGGIKVPTCFVWQGKIQSKSESYNLGLTMDILPTLCEIAGATVDTKIDGISLFKSISGEEQDTNSRSVYFMRREGGKYAGMCYYAIRQGSFKLLQNTPFEPLELFNLGTDPAEKSTLNENTEKFNELRYNLSQHIRESGNIPWQKQKK, from the coding sequence ATGAATGCTGTCTTTCTAAAAAAAATATTTGCCGTTTTAATCATTTTTGTTTTTTCATTTCAGGGGAAATGTGCTGATTTAACACAGGGCAATGCAAAACCCAATATCATTGTAATTCTTGTTGATGACCTTGGATATGGCGATTTGTCGGTACAAGGCGGCGAAGATATCTACACGCCAAACATCGACAAACTTTTTAAAAAAGGAATGCATTTCAAAAATTTTTATGCCAACTGTACGGTTTGTTCGCCAACACGGGCAAGTTTAATTACAGGTTGCTACCCCGACATGGTTGGAGTTCCGGGAGTAATCCGGACACACGAAGACAACAGCTGGGGATATTTAAAGGAAGATGTTCCAACCTTGCCCGAAATGCTAAAAAAGGCAGGATACAAAACCGCAATTATTGGAAAATGGCATTTGGGTCTGGAGTCGCCAAATACTCCAAACGAGAGAGGTTTCGACTTTTTTCATGGATTTTTGGGCGATATGATGGATGATTACTGGACTCATCTGAGACATGGGAATAATTATATGCGTTTAAACAACCAGGAGGTCGATCCGAAAGGTCACGCAACGGATGTTTTTTCAAATTGGGCAATCGATTATTTAAAAAATCAAAAGGAAAACGATTCTCCTTTTTTTCTTTATCTCGCCTACAACGCGCCACACTTTCCCATTCAACCGCCAGAGGACTGGTTTGAAAAGGTGAAGAAGCGCGAGCCGCAACTCTCCGAAAAAAGAACGAAAAATGTGGCTTTTGTGGAACATTTGGATGACGGAATCGGAAGAGTACTAAATACACTCGACGAATTGGATTTGAGTGAGAATACGCTGATTATTTTTTCTTCCGATAACGGAGGACATCTGCCCAGCGGCGCATCAAACGGAAGTCTCCGCGGCGGGAAACAGGATATGTATGAAGGAGGAATTAAAGTGCCAACCTGTTTTGTTTGGCAGGGGAAAATTCAATCGAAATCGGAGAGTTACAATCTCGGACTAACAATGGATATCCTCCCTACTCTGTGTGAAATAGCCGGAGCAACAGTTGATACTAAAATTGACGGGATTAGTTTATTCAAAAGTATAAGTGGCGAAGAACAGGATACAAACAGCCGGAGTGTATATTTTATGCGCCGTGAAGGCGGGAAATATGCAGGAATGTGTTATTACGCAATACGCCAGGGCTCATTTAAATTATTACAAAACACTCCTTTTGAGCCACTGGAGTTATTTAATCTAGGGACTGATCCGGCCGAAAAATCAACATTGAATGAAAACACTGAAAAGTTTAACGAATTAAGATATAATTTGTCTCAGCACATTCGCGAATCAGGTAACATTCCCTGGCAAAAACAAAAAAAATAA
- a CDS encoding sulfatase family protein has product MKFKFFKSVNFSSAKSVCVFFLLLLFSCSNPSSKSPNIILIMADDLGYGDISCFGNKTIQTPVLDKMASEGLKFTDYHSNGAVCTPTRAALMTGSYQQRAGLEGVIYARLDGRIYGISQNEKTIAEYMKDAGYTTGAFGKWHLGYKPEFNPVHHGFDQFYGYVSGNVDYISHRDGIGLHDWWLNADTSYEKGYVTDLISNHALEFIENNQDKPFFLYLPHEAPHYPYQGRNDKADRLPGAEFEAHGSRPDKKQAYKEMIEIMDENIGRIFEKLNQLNLQNNTLVFFCSDNGATNMGSNGSLNGFKTSLWEGGHRVPAIAWYPKKIDAGQTTDATILSMDILPTFLKIIGTTPEDNLDGIDFANLMFNNKNPEERPVFWRYRGQWAVRKGEWKYLKIKEDEYLFNLKNDLGEKDNLMGSNAEKADELKALLKQWETEMDTYKQQTN; this is encoded by the coding sequence ATGAAATTTAAATTCTTCAAATCAGTCAATTTTTCATCGGCAAAAAGTGTTTGTGTTTTTTTCTTACTGTTGCTCTTTTCCTGTTCCAATCCGTCATCAAAATCGCCGAATATTATTCTAATCATGGCGGATGATTTGGGTTATGGTGATATAAGTTGCTTCGGAAATAAAACCATCCAAACACCGGTGTTGGATAAGATGGCTTCAGAAGGATTAAAATTTACCGATTACCATTCAAATGGAGCCGTATGCACACCAACAAGAGCGGCATTAATGACAGGAAGCTACCAGCAACGCGCGGGTTTGGAGGGAGTAATCTATGCCCGGCTTGATGGAAGAATCTATGGTATTTCACAAAATGAAAAAACCATCGCTGAATATATGAAAGATGCCGGTTACACTACCGGAGCTTTTGGGAAATGGCACCTCGGATATAAACCTGAATTTAATCCGGTGCATCACGGTTTTGATCAGTTTTACGGTTATGTGAGCGGCAACGTAGACTATATTTCGCACCGCGACGGAATTGGGCTGCACGACTGGTGGTTGAATGCAGATACATCTTATGAAAAAGGTTATGTTACCGACCTCATTTCAAACCATGCCCTGGAATTTATTGAAAACAATCAGGATAAACCTTTCTTTTTGTATTTACCGCATGAAGCTCCGCACTATCCTTACCAGGGCCGGAACGACAAAGCTGATCGTTTGCCGGGAGCGGAGTTTGAGGCTCATGGTTCCAGACCGGATAAAAAGCAGGCTTATAAAGAAATGATTGAAATTATGGATGAAAACATCGGGCGCATTTTTGAAAAGCTAAACCAACTAAATCTTCAAAATAATACGCTCGTATTTTTCTGTTCTGATAATGGCGCAACAAATATGGGAAGCAATGGAAGCCTGAATGGTTTCAAAACCTCCTTATGGGAAGGAGGACACCGTGTTCCGGCGATTGCCTGGTATCCCAAAAAAATTGATGCCGGCCAAACCACCGATGCCACAATTTTGAGTATGGATATTTTACCCACATTCCTTAAAATTATTGGAACCACACCGGAAGACAACCTTGACGGAATTGATTTTGCAAACCTGATGTTCAACAATAAAAACCCGGAAGAACGCCCTGTATTCTGGAGGTACCGGGGGCAGTGGGCTGTTCGGAAAGGGGAATGGAAATATTTAAAGATCAAGGAAGACGAATACCTCTTCAATTTAAAAAACGACCTGGGCGAGAAAGACAATTTGATGGGTTCAAACGCCGAAAAAGCAGATGAACTAAAGGCTTTATTAAAACAATGGGAAACCGAAATGGACACGTATAAGCAACAAACCAACTAA